In the genome of Balneola sp., one region contains:
- a CDS encoding aminodeoxychorismate/anthranilate synthase component II — translation MVLIIDNYDSFTYNLVHLVAAETDDYQVVRNDAMTLEEIKALNPDKILISPGPGRPDKAGVTEEIIRELGQETPILGVCLGHQAIGEVFGAKVVYAPTLMHGKVSNVDHDGKSIFENVDENFVATRYHSLVLDPSTIPDDLEVTAKSGEVIMGVRHKEFPIEGIQFHPESILTTEGPKMLKNWLRQ, via the coding sequence ATGGTATTGATAATCGATAACTATGATTCTTTCACTTATAACCTGGTACATCTAGTAGCTGCTGAAACAGATGATTATCAGGTAGTAAGAAACGATGCGATGACCTTGGAAGAAATCAAGGCTCTGAATCCGGATAAGATTCTCATTTCTCCAGGTCCCGGCCGACCAGATAAAGCTGGTGTAACGGAAGAGATTATTCGTGAACTTGGACAAGAAACGCCAATATTAGGAGTGTGTCTAGGGCATCAGGCTATTGGTGAAGTGTTTGGAGCTAAAGTAGTTTACGCTCCTACCTTAATGCATGGTAAGGTGTCTAACGTAGATCATGATGGCAAATCTATTTTTGAGAATGTAGATGAAAACTTCGTTGCTACCCGCTATCATTCTCTGGTATTAGATCCTTCAACTATTCCTGATGATTTAGAAGTAACAGCTAAATCAGGAGAGGTCATAATGGGAGTTAGGCACAAAGAATTTCCAATAGAAGGAATCCAATTTCACCCGGAAAGTATTTTGACTACGGAAGGACCAAAAATGTTAAAAAACTGGTTAAGGCAATAA